In the Acidobacteriota bacterium genome, CTAACTCAGTTTGCCAATAGTCTGAAGTTTGCTCGCGACTTTAATTGACACTGCCAGGCTGCGAAGTTAAAACACTCTGCAGAGACTTCCTTTGGAGACCCGAATGAATAACCTGCGATTTCCGTTGTGGCTGCCGCTGCGATTTGCGCTTCTTGTTGCGGTGACATTTGTTGTCGGCTGCGAAAAATCATTGCCCGCCGAATCGCAAACGCATCCGGCGGGGCATCACGTAAAAGCTTCTTCTGCCGGAGCCTCGGAGCAAGCCGGATTCTCAGCAGCAGGCGTCAACAAAACTCCAGCGCCCGGCGCGGCTCCGGCTGGAATGATCTGGATTCCGGGCGGAACCTTTCGCATGGGCTGCGACGATTGCAATATGCCGGATGCGGAGCCTGTGCATTTGGTGACGGTGGACGGATATTGGTTTGACGAAACGCCGGTGACGAACAAACAATTTGCCGAATTCGTCAAAGCTACGGGCTACGTGACCATCGCCGAAATCAAACCCAAAGCCGAAGATTACCCCGGCGCCAAGCCGGAAATGCTGGTTGCCGGTTCGGTTTGTTTTGCCCCGCCGGATCAACCCGTGCCACTGGACAATCCGTATGTCTGGTGGAAATACCAGCCGGGCGCGAACTGGAAGCATCCTGAAGGGCCAGGCAGCGATTTGAAGGGCCGCGAAGATCATCCGGTAGTTCACATCGCCTGGGATGACGCCGTTGCTTATGCCAAATGGGCTGGCAAACGGTTGCCGACCGAAGCCGAATTTGAATTTGCTGCGCGCGGCGGAATGGACGGCAAAATGTTTGCTTGGGGCAATGAACTGAAGCCCGGCGGCAAATGGGTCGCCAACATTTGGCAAGGGCATTTTCCGGACGACAATAAAGCCGAAGACGGGTATAGAGGATCTTCACCGGTCAAAGCGTTTCCGCCGAATGCGTTTGGGTTGTATGACGTGGGCGGCAACGTCTGGCAATGGTGCGCGGATTGGTATCGCCCCGATTATTTTGAACAACTGGCGGCGGCTGGCACCGCGCGCAATCCGCAAGGCCCGCCGGACAGTTTTGACCCGCAGGAACCCGGCATTCCCAAACGCGTGCAAAAAAGTGGTTCGTTTATGTGCAGCGATCAATACTGTGCGCGGTATCACGTCGGCAGTCGCGGCAAAGGCGCAACCGACAGCGGCGGTTCGCACATCGGCTTTCGCTGCGCGAAATCCTAAATTAGAGCAGGCAACATTAGAGATCGGCGAAAACAGACAGGATTCACAAGATTGAACAGGATTGTCGGCAAACCAGTTTGTGCCACGTGTTTATCCTGTTGAATCCTGTAAATCCTGTCTCAAAATTTTCCGGTTCGCTTCAACCTGAGCGCGGACTGAGCCCGTCCGCCCGTCAATTGGCAACCCGATGTTCAACGTTCTCAACAACCGCCGCCGTTTTCTGACGCAACTGAGCGCCGCCGGAATCGCGCTCGCGTTTCCGCAACCGCGAGCGGCAGCGCCAAGCCTGAATCTTCCTAACGGCGTTGCGCTCAACGCCGACGGCGAGTTGTTCATTTCCGACATCGGCGCGCATCAAGTTTTCAAACTCACTAACCACGGGCGTTTGACCGTGATTGCGGGAACCGGCGAAGACGGTTTCAGCGGTGATGGTGGATTGGCAACAAACGCGCAGCTTCACGCGCCGCACGATTTGTTGTTTGATGCTGCGGGGAACTTGCTGATTGCCGATACGGAAAACCAGCGCATTCGCCGGATTGACCGGTCGGGCGTTATCACTACGATTGCTGGAAACGGCAGCGCGGAATATGCGGGCAACGGCGGAGCAGCAACGGCGGCTTCGCTGAACAATCCGCAAAGCATCGCTTTTGATCGCGAAGGACGGTTGTTGATCGCCGACACTTACAACCACGTCATTCGTCGAGTGGATCACAACGGCATCATCGCGACGATTGCCGGGACGGTTCCCGGTCACGGAGGTGACGGCGGCCCGGCGACCAAAGCGCAGATCAATCTGACAATGGCTGTGGCCGTTGGCCCGGACGGCAGTATTTTCATCAGCGACGCCGCCAACAGCCGAATTCGCCAGGTGACGCCGGATGGCACGATTCAAACTATTGCCGGTTTCGGCCCGGCGCAGGATACTTACGGCGGAGGGTACGCAGGTGATGGCGGCCCACCGGCCAAAGCCAAGCTGTTTTCCGCGACTGATTTGAAATTCGACGCTACCGGAAATCTGTTCATTTGTGACAGCGGCAATCACCGAATTCGCGTCATCCACAATGGGGTGATTTCGACTGTTGCCGGATCGGGCCGATTGGGTTCGAGTGGCGATGGCGGCGAAGCGACAAAAGCCGAACTCAACACGCCGCAAAAAATTGCGATTGCTAAGGACGGCAGCATGTTCATCGCCGACCGCGCGAACCACCGCATCCGCAAGGTTGACGCGCGCGGCATGATTACGACGATTTTGAAATCCGCCTGACAGCAATCGGGAGACGAAACTCATGACCAAGCGAAAGCAACCAAAAACTTCATTGGGGTTGATGGCGAAAATCGAGCGCAAAGACCCAAAACTGCCCCGGTTCATAGTCGTGCCAAGCATGTTGGTCAAGGATTGGGGCATTACAGAAAACGTCACCGTCACCGGCGAATTGAACGGTGTGGATATGGGGCGGCGTTCGTTGAAGTATTGGGATGAAAACCGATGGTTCATTCAGATTCCCGAACCACTCTGTAAAAAAGCCAATGTGGACACAGGCGACAGAGTCACCGTCACAATGCAAATTGATCCTGATCAATAACCCATTGGGGGAAGTATGCGGCGCAAACATTACGTCAAAATCATGATTTTCACTCTTTGGATGGTTCTGGCGCTGCGTGTTGGGGGGAACGCGCTTCAAGCGCAAAAGCCTGAAACCGGTAAAAGCAAGTTTCCTTCGGGACACACGAATGAAAAGCTTAGCCCGGAGCGCCCCGACAAACAGATCAGTGATCTGACGCGGGATGTCACCGCCAAGCTTTCGCCGTTGGGTACCGGCGATCAAAAAGTCGTCGTCAGAAATCTGATTGACCAATACCTGTTCGGCGCGATGAAAGCCGATGCGGTTCCGCACGCGCCGCTGACAAACGATTACGAATTTTGCCGCCGCGTGTATCTGGATATGATCGGACGCATTCCGACGCCGGAACAACTTCAAACTTTCGTCGCCAGCAAGGGCGCAGACAAACGCGAACGATTGATTGACACGCTCGTTGACAGCGAAGAATGGGTGCAGCAGTGGGGATACTGGTTCGGCGATTTGTTTCGCGTCTGCGGCAATCGTATCGGAAATCCGACGCTGAAGCATTTCGATGCCTGGATTCGCCAATCTCTCCGCGAAGACAAACCCTACGACCGCTTTGTCACCGAAATGCTGACGGCTTCAGCGCCGAACACCAATTGGAGTCCGGACGCAGCCGCCAGCGGCTTTTTGACTCGATGGCATGTCACGGGCATTACGATGTACCACGACAATTACGAAGACACGGCGGATGAAATCATTGTCAACACTTCGCGGATTTTCCTGGGCATCAATTACCAATGTATTTCCTGTCACGGCGGCAAAGGCTTTCTGGAAAAAGTCAGCCTGGATTTGACCTCGAAAAAGCGCAGCGATTTTTGGGGAATGGCGGCGTTCTTCGGCAAAACGCGCGTGCGCGTCGTGACTTATCAAGACCGGTACACCATCACTGAGGACGGCACAGGCTACAACACCAAAGCCACCAGCATGGTGCGGTTGCAGCGTGACGGCAACGGTTCGATTGAGCCGACGTTCGTGCTGACCGGCGAAAAAGCCGATCCGGCCAAACCTCTTCGCCCGCAGTTTGCGCGCATGCTCACCACACATCCGCAATTTGCGCGCGCGACGGTCAATCTGGTCTGGAAACAGTTTTTCGGACTCGGCATCGTTGATCCTGTGGATTCGTTCGATATGGCGCGGCAAGACCCGCACGCCAAATTGCCGGAACCGTGGACGTGTCAACCGACGAATGACGATTTACTGAACGCGCTGGCGTCGGATTTCGCCAAGCACCAGTTCAGCCTGAAACAGTTGATGCGGACGATTGCGCGGTCATCGGCTTATCAATTGTCGTCCCGGTTTGACGGTGCGTGGAAGGAAAGTTATACGCCTTATTTTGCGCGACATTACGTGCGCCAATTGACCGCCGAGCAGCTTCACGATTCAATTTGTCAGGCGACACAGGTGTTTGGGGATTACAAGCGGCGTGACTGGACGTACGAAACGCCGATTGCGCCCGTGCGGTATTGGACGGAAGCCGCTTCGCCCGAAGACATCGGCAACGGCGAGGCGAAAGGCTTTTTGCGCACCTTCGGCCAGGCAAACCGCGAACAATTTGACCGTCAGCCGGGCGGTTCCGTCCTGCAGGCGATGTCGCTGATGAATCACCCGTTCGTCACACGACGTGTGCAGGCAACGAATAACAGTCGCGTTGAACAACTGGTGAACTCGGCAAAGTCGAATGCCGAAATCGTGGAAGAATTATTTCTGGCAACGCTGTCGCGCCATCCGCTGCCACAGGAAAAACAACTTGCCTTGTCGTGGCTCGATCAAGATCGCAAACAAGGCGCGGAAGATTTGCACTGGAGTTTGCTGAACAAATTGGACTTTGTGTTTAACTATTAAAGCATGTAGTTCCGCCTTTAGGCGGAAGGTTTTGTCTGGAAAACCTTCCGCCGAACAAGAATAACGCCACCGTTCCGCCTGAAGGCGGGGCTACGAACCTTTTTGGAGAAACAATGAAAACTAAATCGCTGATGTTGTCTGCTTTGATTCTCTTTGGCGCAGTGGCACTGAGTTCCTGCTCGACTTCGTCTGCTGACAGCGGCTTAAGCAGCAGTCTGTCGCCCGCAGATTTTCAAAAACGCTTTCAGGAAGAATTGATCGCCGCCAAACCAGGCAGCGTAATTGATGTGCCGGAAGGCAGATTTCAATTCGACAAGACGCTGTCGCTGACGGCCAACGGCGTCACCATTCGCGGCAAAGGCATGGCCAAAACCGTGCTCGCCTTCAAAGGGCAAACCGCCGGTTCCGCCGGGATGCTGGTTAAAGCCAATGATTTCGTGATCGAAGACCTGGCCATTGAAGACGCTGCCGGCGACGGATTGAAAACCGAAGCCAGCACCAACGTCACCATTCGCCGCGTGCGCGTGGAATGGACGGCTCCGCTGAACGAAAAGAATGGGCCGTATGGCATTTACCCCGTCACCAGCAAAAACGTGTTGATCGAAGATTCTTTCGTCAAAGGCGCTGCCGACGCGGGCTTTTACCTGGGCCAGTCGGAAAACGCGATCATGCGTCGGAATCGCGCCGAAGGAAACGTTGCGGGCTTTGAAGTCGAAAACTGCAAAAACGTGGACGTGTATGAAAACACCGCGACGAACAATTCCGGCGGCATTCTGGTCTTCAACCTGCCGGATTTGCCAGTGCAGGGCGGAGAACTGGTGCGCGTGTTCAACAACCAGGTCATCGCCAACAATACGCCGAACGTAGCGCCGAAAAGCCAGACTGTGTACAACCTGCCGACGGGGTTGGGCGTTTCGGTGATGGCAATCAAAAATGTCGAAGTGTTCAACAACACGATCAAAGACAACAACACCGCCAATATGCACATCGTCAGTTATCTTTCGATGAACCAGGAAATCAAAGACAAACGCTACAACCCATTTGTGTCAAACGTGTATGTGCACGACAACCAATTTGGAGGCAGCGGCAAAAATCCCGACGCGCGATTGGAAACGGTGATGATGGTCGCCAAAGTCGTGGGCACTCCAATGCCCGACATTTTGTATGACGGATTGGTCGAACCCGGTGTGGATGGCAAACCCGGCAAGGCCGAGGCTGCAAAGGTGTGTTTGTCGAATAACGGCGAAGCCACCTTTGCGAACTTCGACGCCGCGAACAAGTTCAAGAACGTCAGCCGCGATATCAAAAAGCATCAATGCAGCTTGCCCGCACTTGCGGCAATCACGCTGCCACAAGCCGCCACGAAACCGATGTCGGGTTCGGCCGGAGGCGGTCAATGAGCTCGGCAGCTTCGACCAAACGGTTTATTGTTTTCCTTGCCTGCCTGTCGGCACTGACGCTGACAGGCAGTTGCGGTTGGTTTTCAAATGGCGTTGCTTCGTTCGTCGAAGAGCCTTTTCCGAAGCATCTGTCCGGTTGGCGGTTGTTTGTCGGCGGCGCAAAACCGCTGACGCCGAATAAAGGCGTCATTCCTTACGATTTGAACACGCCGTTGTTTTCCGATTACGCCAACAAATACCGGTTTGTGTGGATGCCTGCAGAAACTTCCGCCGAATACAGCGAAGACGGCGTATTCAAATTTCCCGTGGGAACTGTGCTGGCCAAAACCTTTGCTTTTCCTGCGACGGACGATTCCGGCAAAGAGCGCATCATCGAAACCCGTTTGCTGGTTCACGCCAAAGACGGTTGGATTGGATTGCCTTACGTTTGGAACGCCGAGCAAACCGATGCCACGCTGGAACTGGTTGCCAGTCCCGCCGAAGTCACGCGCAAAGCCGAAGACGGCAGCGTGCAGAAAATCCATTACATCATTCCCAATGCCAACGAATGCAAACAATGCCACGATAACGCCAAAACAATGCTGCCTATCGGCCCTAAAGCGCGTAATCTGAACAAGGATTTTGCTTACGCTGACGGCAAGGCGAATCAGTTGGCGTACTGGACAAAGGTCGGCTATCTGAAAGGCGCTCCAGAGGCGGACACCACACCAAAAGTTCCCGTGTGGAACGACGCTGCGTCGGGAACGCTGGAAGCGCGCGCTCGCGCTTACCTGGACAACAACTGCGCGCATTGCCATCAACCCGGCGGCGCGGCGGAAGCTTCCGGCGTGAATTTTCAGTTCACGCATTCGGACTTGCGAAAATTGGGCGCGTGCAAGATGCCAAATTCTGCAGGCTATTCCGGAGGTCATCAGTACGATCTGGTTCCGGGCAATCCGGCAGAATCCATTTTGTTGTTCCGCATGGAATCCACCAAAGCCAAAGAAATGATGCCGGAAATTGGCCGCTCGCTGTCGCACAAAGAAGGCGTGGCGCTGGTGCGCGAATGGCTGGCGACGCTCAGCGGTGGTTGCGGTGAGACGAAAATGGCAGCCAATTAAAAATCCACGAAGTCACACGAAAAAACACGAAGACTTTTGATTCACCTTCGTGTTTCTTCGTGCACCTTCGTGGATAAATTTCTTTTCAACCAAATAATTCCTGCACCGGTTTGAACCCGACATACTTCGTCCCCGATGCCGGTTCGACGTAATGAAACGCGCGGCCTGACGGTGTATTGTCAATCGTCTTTGTCCAATCAATTCCCAGCGCCGAATAAATCGTGCAGGCGATGTCTTCCATATAAATTGGCCGCTTGGCAGACCATCCAAAATCCACAATCTTGCCGCCCGCGTCGTCGGTTTTGCCGATAACCTGGCCGCGACGAATGCCTCCGCCCGCCAGCATCCCGGAATGAACTTGCATGTAATGTTCGCGACCCAGACGGGTTTCGCTGATTGCACCAGTCGTGCGGCCAAATTCGCTCATCGCCACGACCAAGGTTTCATCCAGCAAGGTTTTGCCCGGCGTGAATTTAGACGGGATGCTGTCCAGGTCTTTGATCAGCGCGCTGAATGCGGCATCGAGTTCGCGCATCAGCACTGGATGATTCCGTGCGCCTTCTTTGTAAATGTTGGCGTGATGATCCCAACCGCCGTGGCTGGCCATAATGAAGCGGGTTCCGGCATCGGCCTGGAACAAATTGCGAGCCAGCGCCAGGGAATTGCCGATGCTGCTGTTGCCGTACCGGTTTTTGTCTTCGTCGCTGAGCGTGAAAATTTGCGGCACACGTGGGTCGTTCATAATCGCCCAGGCTCCACGATAGTATTCGTGATAATCGCCGAAACTGCGATCCACAATTCCTTCGCCGCTGCGTCCAACCTGGGTTCGTAAAGCGTCGTCGAGTTGCTGCAATCGCTCCCAACGCCGCTGCATCGTCGCTTCCATTCCTTTTTGCGGAGCCAGATTCGGCAGTTCGTTGCCGACGGACAAACTCATTGGACCGAACTCGGCGGACATAAAGCCTTGATTGATCAATCCGGCCTGATTGCCCGCCATGTTCATGACAATGAACGGCGGCAATGAATCGCTCGCTTTTCGCTGGTTTGCCAATTCGTGGCAGACCACCGCGCCAATGGAAGGAACTTCTTTGGCCAACGCAAGATTCAGCGGGTGGCCGGTCTGGACGTAATACTGCGCGCGTCCGTGCACCACGTCCCAAGCCGCCAGCGAACGCACAACCGTAATTTTGTCCAGCACGCTGGGCAGGTTCGGCATCACGCCAAAGGGCAGTTTCAGGTCATTGGGAAAACTGCGAATGTCGAAATACTTTGGCGTCCACGCGCCTTCTTTGGCGTCCAGGGTATCTATCTGGCTCATGCCGCCATCAATATTGACGAATAGCACTTGCCGAGCCGTCGCCATCGGCTGAACTTTCTGCGCTGCGCGAACGTTGAATGGGCGAAAGGCGTTGAGGTATCCGCCAACAACACTGAGACTGCCTACGCGCAACAACTCGCGGCGAGTTAAAGACGGAATGTTTCGTTTGCTCAAGTTCATGATGACTTCCAGACTGGTCCAGAGACGACAGTGTTATTCGGATGGCAACCAGCGTTGCTGGATTTTTCCACGTTTTTGCTCGCGTTCCCAAGCGGCGTCAGTGAAAAGATAAAAGCACTGACCTGAACGAATTACTTCCAAAGCTTTCACACAATTCGGCATCAAGGTTGTGAGTTCAGAAACCTGCCCGCTGACAGAACGCAGGACAATCAAAGCGATTTCGTAATCAGGCAATTGCTGTTGATATTCAATGTTGGAATCCGTCGTAATCATCACATCGAATTCAACCTGTGCGTTCCACAACAACTCGCCATTTTTCAACGTTTCCCACCCTAATTCTTGTGCGGTGGTGACTTCGTGTTCCGACAGATATTTGCGCAACGGCCGCGGACAGCAAGAGTCAAAAAGGATTTTCATCGCGCAACCTCACCCCAACCAGTTCACCGTCAAGAATCGCTTGTTTGATCACGCCTAAAACTGCCAATACTTCATGCTCGGTCACAGCATCGTAATCGTTCAAAAAGTCGTGAATGGTTTGGCCGCTGGCCAAATAGTTAATGAGCACATCGGCAGGCACTCGTTTGGTTCCGATGGTCGGAAGCCCGCTCAGCTTTTCAGGGTCATGCTGAATTGGCGCATCAACCAATGCCGGCAAAGCTGTTGGTTGTTCAATTGGTTTTTGAGCCAAACCACTATTTGCATTCATAATCAATCCTCCTTGCCGAAATCTTAGCACAGGCTTGATGCTACCGATTGCTGTTACCAGCAGGAGCTCCAGCGATTTGCAGCACTCGCGGCTGATCCAGCACCCAGTGACGAATGATCTGGTAACCGCGCTCTGATGGCAAATACCGGCGACCGCCCTGGTGGCCGTCTTCTTTGCCGGTTTGGACGTTGAGCGGTTTGCGCAACAGCTTGCTGGTTTCGATGTCGGCGATATTGACGCGCTGTTGCAAGGTCAAATAATTCTTCAACATGTTGGAAATCGTCCAGAATCCGTTTCCATCCGGGCCGGCCAGATACATCGAAGGCACGCGGCCTTCGACGGCGTGGCAACTCATGCAGGCACGTTCGTCCATGCGTTGCGGGCGATTCAGTTCCGGCGCAACATAATCGCCGAAATATCGGAAGCTGGCGATGAATTGCGGCGATAGATTGGGCTGGCCTTGCGCGTCTTTCAGCCCCGAGGCCAGCGGTTCATTCTTGACGGCTTCCCGCAACTCGGCCATCCAGGTTTGTGCGTCGGCGTATTTCAGCGCATTGCGCGCCGCGTTGTTATTTTCGGTTTCGGCCAATTTTCGCAGCGCAGCCTGCACGGTCGGGTCCTGGCGCAAGGCAGTCGTGTTCGCCAGTCGCAATGCGATGCTGCGGCTCATCACGGGCGTCGAAGGTTGCAGCATTTGCACATACAACTCCACGGCGCGTGCGCGCGCCGCTGCGAGTTCCGGCGAAAGTGGTTGCCCAGATTTCTGAATGCTTGTCGCCTCCACTTCGGGGATACCATCATCAAAAGATTCCACCCAGGCTACGCTCGGCAGCCAGAAATGCGCGGTCAGCGGATTTTTCGATGCGCCGGGAATGAAACGCAGCAAGTCAGGCGTGTGAAGATCGGTGTTGGTCGCCAGCATCGCGCCCATTCGGTCGGCAACATACCAATCGGCGTCCGGCAAGCCCATCGGTCGCACGGCAGCTTCGGCGGCATCAAGAATCTTTTTCAACTCAGCGGCATTTGGGTCGGCGGTGTATTTAGGGATTAGCAACCGATACAGCACTTCACGTTGTTCCCTGATTTTCGGCACAGCCCACTTGGCGCGGCTGAACAATCGCAACACCGGTTGCGCCAAGGTTTGGCGACGATCGTAATCCTGCGCGCCGCGAAGGATTTGTTCAACCAACGGTTCGACCTTTTCCTGAACGGCGGGCAGCGTCACTGCGCTGGGATCGCTGACGGCGGCGGCGGCCAGTGTGCGCAACTCTTCGGGACCGTGCGTGGAATAATCAATGATTTTGTCCTGCAACGGTTGATACGCCACGTTGGCCGCGCCTTCCATCACCAACCGCAGTTCGGGAATGTTCGCTGCACCGGTTTTGCCCCAAACGCGCAGCACAGCTTTGCCCATCATTTCGGTGCTGTTGGCCGTGATGTAC is a window encoding:
- a CDS encoding formylglycine-generating enzyme family protein, translated to MNNLRFPLWLPLRFALLVAVTFVVGCEKSLPAESQTHPAGHHVKASSAGASEQAGFSAAGVNKTPAPGAAPAGMIWIPGGTFRMGCDDCNMPDAEPVHLVTVDGYWFDETPVTNKQFAEFVKATGYVTIAEIKPKAEDYPGAKPEMLVAGSVCFAPPDQPVPLDNPYVWWKYQPGANWKHPEGPGSDLKGREDHPVVHIAWDDAVAYAKWAGKRLPTEAEFEFAARGGMDGKMFAWGNELKPGGKWVANIWQGHFPDDNKAEDGYRGSSPVKAFPPNAFGLYDVGGNVWQWCADWYRPDYFEQLAAAGTARNPQGPPDSFDPQEPGIPKRVQKSGSFMCSDQYCARYHVGSRGKGATDSGGSHIGFRCAKS
- a CDS encoding DUF1905 domain-containing protein; the encoded protein is MTKRKQPKTSLGLMAKIERKDPKLPRFIVVPSMLVKDWGITENVTVTGELNGVDMGRRSLKYWDENRWFIQIPEPLCKKANVDTGDRVTVTMQIDPDQ
- a CDS encoding DUF1549 domain-containing protein, translated to MIFTLWMVLALRVGGNALQAQKPETGKSKFPSGHTNEKLSPERPDKQISDLTRDVTAKLSPLGTGDQKVVVRNLIDQYLFGAMKADAVPHAPLTNDYEFCRRVYLDMIGRIPTPEQLQTFVASKGADKRERLIDTLVDSEEWVQQWGYWFGDLFRVCGNRIGNPTLKHFDAWIRQSLREDKPYDRFVTEMLTASAPNTNWSPDAAASGFLTRWHVTGITMYHDNYEDTADEIIVNTSRIFLGINYQCISCHGGKGFLEKVSLDLTSKKRSDFWGMAAFFGKTRVRVVTYQDRYTITEDGTGYNTKATSMVRLQRDGNGSIEPTFVLTGEKADPAKPLRPQFARMLTTHPQFARATVNLVWKQFFGLGIVDPVDSFDMARQDPHAKLPEPWTCQPTNDDLLNALASDFAKHQFSLKQLMRTIARSSAYQLSSRFDGAWKESYTPYFARHYVRQLTAEQLHDSICQATQVFGDYKRRDWTYETPIAPVRYWTEAASPEDIGNGEAKGFLRTFGQANREQFDRQPGGSVLQAMSLMNHPFVTRRVQATNNSRVEQLVNSAKSNAEIVEELFLATLSRHPLPQEKQLALSWLDQDRKQGAEDLHWSLLNKLDFVFNY
- a CDS encoding right-handed parallel beta-helix repeat-containing protein encodes the protein MKTKSLMLSALILFGAVALSSCSTSSADSGLSSSLSPADFQKRFQEELIAAKPGSVIDVPEGRFQFDKTLSLTANGVTIRGKGMAKTVLAFKGQTAGSAGMLVKANDFVIEDLAIEDAAGDGLKTEASTNVTIRRVRVEWTAPLNEKNGPYGIYPVTSKNVLIEDSFVKGAADAGFYLGQSENAIMRRNRAEGNVAGFEVENCKNVDVYENTATNNSGGILVFNLPDLPVQGGELVRVFNNQVIANNTPNVAPKSQTVYNLPTGLGVSVMAIKNVEVFNNTIKDNNTANMHIVSYLSMNQEIKDKRYNPFVSNVYVHDNQFGGSGKNPDARLETVMMVAKVVGTPMPDILYDGLVEPGVDGKPGKAEAAKVCLSNNGEATFANFDAANKFKNVSRDIKKHQCSLPALAAITLPQAATKPMSGSAGGGQ
- a CDS encoding DUF1501 domain-containing protein; the encoded protein is MNLSKRNIPSLTRRELLRVGSLSVVGGYLNAFRPFNVRAAQKVQPMATARQVLFVNIDGGMSQIDTLDAKEGAWTPKYFDIRSFPNDLKLPFGVMPNLPSVLDKITVVRSLAAWDVVHGRAQYYVQTGHPLNLALAKEVPSIGAVVCHELANQRKASDSLPPFIVMNMAGNQAGLINQGFMSAEFGPMSLSVGNELPNLAPQKGMEATMQRRWERLQQLDDALRTQVGRSGEGIVDRSFGDYHEYYRGAWAIMNDPRVPQIFTLSDEDKNRYGNSSIGNSLALARNLFQADAGTRFIMASHGGWDHHANIYKEGARNHPVLMRELDAAFSALIKDLDSIPSKFTPGKTLLDETLVVAMSEFGRTTGAISETRLGREHYMQVHSGMLAGGGIRRGQVIGKTDDAGGKIVDFGWSAKRPIYMEDIACTIYSALGIDWTKTIDNTPSGRAFHYVEPASGTKYVGFKPVQELFG
- a CDS encoding DUF433 domain-containing protein; its protein translation is MNANSGLAQKPIEQPTALPALVDAPIQHDPEKLSGLPTIGTKRVPADVLINYLASGQTIHDFLNDYDAVTEHEVLAVLGVIKQAILDGELVGVRLRDENPF